The DNA window GCATCTGGCAACTGTTCCTTGCAGTTTTTATTACCAGGAATTGGCTTTCCCAGCACAAGTAAGCAAATGGCACTGTGGAACCAATGGTATTCATAGGAATGGTATTGAGTTAATAGTCCCAAACACATTGTTAGCAGAGTTGTTTATATTATGAAGTCTGTAATAGGAAGGGGTATTTTTTGTAATGGATCTCGAATGAGTAGATGTAGTTTGTTCCAGGGGTGATACCTGTGTTTGCAATAGATAAACTCAGTATTTTGGTTGAACTTTCACTTCTTTTGAAGCTTTATCTAAAGGCACAGCAATAGTGAGTTATTCCTGTAATACCACACATTGTACttagacaaatatttttctatcaAACATTTTTGTAAAAGCTGTATCTATCTGATTTTATGCAACTTGTGGTAAtaaatgtggtttttattttagacTAAAGCTTGAATACTTCTTTTCTCTCAGACTTCATTATGATGCATCTTTCGAAAACATCCAATTTCGAAAACAGCCCAATTTGCAATGGTCTTAATTCATTTTAGTCTCACTACAGGCACTAAAACTTCAAAAGACAAATTTGATGGAGGTCAGAACTAGATTTCTAACTTCATGTATTAGATACCAGACCTCAATATCTAGATTTACACACTATGTGGTTGCCTTTTAAGACTTCATGGTCTGGTTGCTTGGTTAACACATCCACCAGCTTTCATCCCTCTTAACTGGGCTTTAATTGCCTCAGACTCATTAGTCATGAAACCAGCAGCAGAGGTCATAAGACAAGCATCAACTTTCCATCTTCAAGTTGGACTGAAAGTAAGCATGAAGGCCAGAAGAATAATGactttttcaaacattttcttcctttgtcaTTTCTTTATATGACAGAGGAAAAGCTTTCAGGAGCTGACAAAGCCAGAGGCAGCTGCCATTCTTTCATACAGTTGTTTGAAAAGGAGCAATGAAACAAATGCTTGAATATAAGCCAAGACTTCATACCTGGTAGTTTTTTCTCCACTGGTTTCTGTTCAGGTTTCTCAGGACACTTAATTGTCAGAGCTTAAGGAAGAAAGGTGAGGCATTATTGAAAGAATGATAAGCCCTGTTCTGGCAGAAGCATAGTCTTTCTAGTCTGATTTTATTAGAAATTGTTTCCCTTAGCTCAGCCTGATCTCAAAAATTAGCAGGTTGCCTGCATCTGAGCAGTTAAGATAGCATTTAGTCATTATCTGaaagattaattaattaaaatagcCAAGTTTTTATTCATCTTTGGTAAATTATTGTAGAAGTGACTCCCTAATGCTTAAAGATAGGTTTTTTTTATCAAAACGAGTATTTATGTAACAATGCTTAATTTctacttcattttttaaaaataacctgcAGTAGAATGGAATTTGCTTATTCAGTTTAAAACAGGCTTTTGGTCCTCTCAAAAGCACCATACAAATAGTTTGAAAGGACATTATTAGCctaattattttaaagagattaaaagacttatccttaaaaaaatgtttatattatGTCTAGCCAACAAGATTCCTCGTTCTATTTAGTCTTCCACCTAAATGCATTAGAATGTTATgctttaaaatactattttgcCCATGGAGTAAAAAGTTTTAGTTCTTCTATCAACTGGGAAACACAGCTACATGAATTTGCAAGTGCAAGATGTAACCTAGATTAAATATGTAGACAACCCCAAACCAAAGCTACCCATATTTTTCTTGTCTGTCCTAAAGTTAAGAAGTTATAAAAAAGTTAGTATCAGAAAACAGTGCAGCTGTTGAGATTAAAATCTGGGATGTCTTCTGTAAAGAAGCCATTCACACTGTCAGAATGGAGTATCAATAGTGTTTGTTCTCCATTAAATCTCAGCTGAGAAAATCCTTTGGCTTGGGTTTAGAGGGGAAATGAGAAGAGAGTACACAGAATCAGGTTTCCAGCCAAACTCACTGAGACagttcagaaaagcaaaattacaAGCTGaaactttttcttctccatatACACCCAGAAGACACTAAACtcataaaatattctaaatGCAGAAGGAACAATTTTGACCATTTCTGGCCTCTTACTCAGGAGCTGGTTTTTCAGAGTCAAAGGCTGTTGTCCCTTCAGTTCTCCTTCTTCAGGTGCTCCATATTCTGTTGGAAGAAAAGTGCATGTAGAACCCTTCAAAGACTAAAACTTGAGCTCTAAAGACCACTGTGGTGCAGAATGAGGCACGAGTTCCCTCAGCACAGACGTGGTAGCTCCTGCACCACGCAGCGCTGCAGACGTGAGTctttttcagctgctgcagcactcaGGACATGGGGGAGCTGCTTAACATTCCCACTGCTGAGAGAGCTActgcctgctcagcagcagtggGGGAGTGGATGCTCACAGGTGCTGGGGTCTCCAAGGCAGGGAGCCCGAGTTCctgaggcagcagtgccctgaaGGGTGCAGTTCTGTGCAGCTGCCCCACAGGAGCAAAAGCCCACCGGCACAGAGGCTCACCAGTGGATGGGCTTTCCATGTGGAAAAAGGACCAAGGGGAAGAGAAATTGAAAACAGACCAAACCAGTGCTGCCACAATGCCAGAGGTGAGGAAATGCTATTGTACTCTGCTTGTACTTACTAAGACAGAGTGCTTGATATCTGGGATGGGCAGCAAGAAATTCTtcacttggtttgtttttctctgggTTCCAGTGCCCACCAGCTTCTAGCCAGTCCTTTCCAAATATTCTGCGATAATCAAGCTCTGCTCCTTTTCTTTCAACGGGAAGGATCTGTACTGACACAGGAATGACACATAATTCTATTATATAACTTTCCAGAGAATAAAATCTAATCAATGCCACAGACTCCTTGGTCTTACTTGGTGTTCAGTATGTTTTAATGCTACCAAGAATCTTACAAACCATGCTCCAAATACTGACTGATCCATATATTCAGTACATTTTAGAGCCATTAGGAGTCTTAAAGCCCCTCTGTGTACTCACTGAGCCATAAATGAGTATCTAAGCAAAGATTTTGCTGTGTATCATGGTACAAGGATGTTTTCTGTAGCAATGGATCAGatgctgcctctgctcccctTTACGACAAACATTTGCTGAAATTTTGATTTGGTGTGCATTATGGTATTTTTCCATTGCAGAAGGCAAATGTTGGTATTGCTGTCACTGAAACAGATCTGACtaagctgctttttctttttttttttcttttttttttaagagtatGGTTTTTGTTAACGGTCCTCAACTTCAACACAATTCAGGGGCTGAGAGAAAACCACCATTGACCCATCTTGTCCAAGTCCCCACTGAGTTACCAATGCTCACAAGGAGGGCTCAGTCTTGTAGCCCTACTGACTGCCCTGCTGACAAGGGGATGGACTAGTTAGCTACTAGTTAGCACTACTTTTCCTGCATCCAAGCAATCCATCATcttaaaagaaactgaaaacaatTCCTCAGGCAGTGATTTAAAGTTTCTGCCAGACTCATGCAATTTGTTGAAATATCACATACCTCACAGTTGTTCAGAACTTCCAACTGACTGATCTTGGCAATAATGAGCTGTGTCAGGGTCTCTGGGTTCTTCTCTGTGTCCACGAAGGGATTATTGTTACACTGCAGTGCCCGCAAACTTGGCAGTTTATCAAGCTCATTGATAGATGACCACTGAAATGGAAGGGAAGAGACTTTTgaggaaatataaaatataacttCATTTCAGAACAATTCCTGATAACACTGAATTTTCACGTACAACAAACATgactggaaaaattattttgatcaTCAGAACCAAGTACTTAGATGCTGTTCATTTAGCTAAGGAAAGAACTGCACTccatttaattaaaaaccaaagcaaaccaaggAATTAGTCAGAATTTTAGATGATTAGAATTCTGTGAGAGGAATTATGAGGCAGCTGCTATAACATAAATGTGTTTAAACTGTTAGAGaaatgtttttacatttttaaattattattaattatttttaaattatgccTCTGTTTTGACCGAAGTGTTCGTTACCTCAGAATCTTACACTTACaatcaaagaaaattttaaaaagcagaacttCAAGTTACTTGTAACAAAGATACATGTACTTACAAAATGTGAAATCATCACAATCTAACCTACCTGTGATATTTTATTGCCATTTATTGCAAGGCGTTTTAGTGAAGGAAACATTTTAGTCTTGCATCCTAGGAAAAGAGTAAGAAGATGACAGTGAAAActttaaataaacagaattttaaaagtataaataaattacttcttttaCATACCAAATGCAACATCAGGAAACTGTATAGAAGATATCCCAGTGTTTCTAAGTATTAGCTGTTCTAATCTGAAATTTAATAAATACAATGATCACTGTATGTGGCACAGGAAGTTTTTTGCAAAGAAATACaacctagttttttttttcttttctttataaagATCTGCAGCTTTTGATGTGGTGCAGCATCACTGATAAATGAAAAGCAGCCTCACAGACAGTACCCAGACTTCAGCAGTGTTCAGGGaataaaattttcagtgagTAAGTGCAACAATTTCAAGCTTTCAGAATGGCTCCTGGATTTAAAATGTGTGATTTTtctaaatgatttttttttttaaatagcttgTGGCTATTGAAAATCATGGCTGCTGTTTTGGTGTACAGGGAAAGATGATAATTCTGCAAATTAGCAAAATGTGGTAAATCACTTTCATTTCATAAGTGTATAATGAAAACCTAATAACACACAGCTGAAGAATGTGTTATTATACAACAAAAACAAGATTATATTAAAACAGCTCAACTAAATAATGCAGTTACTCTCCTCAAGAGGGCAAAATGCCTCTACTTCAAGATCTCATGAATCTTTCATGCAACATCAATACTATCATATTTCAGCCAACAAGGACTACAGAGATGAATATGTAGGACAAAGAATTTCCAGCAAATTTGTTTACAGCtacctggggagctgtgctATTAGATGCATCTGATTTCCATCCAGCAACTGGTTGTCTGAAAGGTCTAACAACTTCAGGGTCTGCAGGACATTATCAGGCCTGACACattggaaaaaacaaacacaaacacagaatattttaagtTATTGGCCAACGAAAACACTGTTTTCCTAAGTATATAATCACATGCACACAGTTGTGCACATTTATGAATGTTCTGAAGTACATAACATGAAATTTGCTTCAATTATTGTCACGGTGATATATATGTTACAGGAATGTAACTTCATGTTCTAAGTAACTTTGTGATACATCAGTGGCTAACAGCTGACTGACTCATGTTACTCACCTTTCCAAAACTGTAATATTATTAGAAGAAAGGTACAACTCTTCAAGTACTGGCCATCCTTGAGCACAAAGAAGAACCTAAGAGCAAAACTTTATTTAATATAAcaaaagatgggaaaaatacttcagaaattaTACTTCATGCGAATTTGCTGTGAATGGGTTCAGAACAAGCTATGGCTCCCCAAACCAGAGGAACAATTATTAAAGATTTCCTAGTCTTCCCTTTCTTCCAGATTGCTCTCCTGTACCTGGATCTACCAGCACAGATGACATCAAAGGGGTTCTGCAGTCACGACTGTAAGTCCCAAGCTTGTGGCCACCCTCACAGCTGAGACTGGAAACTAAGTGACCTGGAAACTGAGTTAATTTATTCAGTGAGTTGGAGTGACCAGGTTTTCCCTATGATGAGGTGAGGAACTGGCTGTACAaactctctctatatatatgcAGAAGTTCCAGAACCAGCTAACACACATATCTCATCACGTCtgacaatattttttaatatcttaacTTATCAGAGCTTGAAGCCTTTTCTGTCTTGGGACTGTGCCAGCCTATAACCCACTAAAAGCCAAGAACTCCATTAATTCAACACATCCTGAAATTTTCAAGttctctaaagaaaataaataaattcaaaaagGGCTACAAATTGAACAAAGATACTTTTGTTTTAGATCTTATGCCCTGAAATTGCATAAAAGATACTTTTTCTTTATGCTGTTTTTTGATTcacaagaggagaaaaaggaggtaaagcaacttttaaaaataaacacttatTACAAGATGATATAAATTGATGGCATAAAATAGTTCTGTATTGTGAAATTATTCTGCAATTGTGAAAGTGTCAAAAATTGTGCAGTTTTAGCACATGGAGTTCCATAAGCACTGGAACTGATGGCTTTTCTACAAATTGGTGCCTGTGAGTagcaaattattatttttgctgagttttttttctggtgtgtATTCTCCATAATCAAAATAAGTGTGAGCTCACCTTGCTACCCTTTCTTTGGTTGGGAAATTTACAGGGGCTCTTTCATTGATCTACATTCCTGTTTTAAGGGAATTAGTAgataacaaattatttttaagccCCTAACTATCCAAAACGTGACTGTAACTGACTAGGGGATTCGGAGTTTCTGAGATGCAAGAACACAGACAGACAGGTGTGCAGCAGTCACTGAAAGCTTGTTTATACAGGAAGTTACAAAGGTTACAAGCAGTGGAATTCAGAGATCTGGACAGTCCAATTCAACTGTTTTTGTGCACAGCTGACCCCTTCTCCTGTAATCATCCCCTCTCCTTGGCACCATTCTCTCTGTTACAGCTGCACGAGCCCATCTTAGCTGCAGGTCTGTATAACTGACTCAGACACCATGCCAAGGGTAAACACAGATCTCCTCCAGAGGCAGCCTCTGATTTGGAGCTCAACTGCTTCACACCCAAAAATACGAAAAATCAACCTGCTGCCATATCTgtaacacacaaacacaaagtTCAGATATAACAACTTTTCCTGTTCCAAAGCAAGAGCAGGGAATGACGATATTTCATCTCTTTAATCTGGTAGTGTTTCCCCATGTCAACAAGGTAGACCAAAATAGTTATCCCGTGGTGATGAAGGAGCATGACAAGAAACCTGCAGTGTCAAGAGAAATGAGGTGCATGTTGAGTGACAGAGATTGCCCCACAACAGCCCTGCattgggatggatggatggatggatggatggatggatggatggaataAACTGCACAAACCTGAAATATCTGAAGATTTTTCAATAGGCTGCCCAAATGACTAGAAAATTGCCAAATGATGGTCACAGCACAATTCCAAGAAACTCAAATTGCCAAATTTCCAGCTACTGCTTAAAACAGCTTCCTTAGAAACAGAAGTTCACAGACCTGACACTGAATTAACCCTCAGGAAAGACTGGGGCCTCATTTGGATAGCTGATGGGAAGGTAACAAACCCCCAGAGGAGAGCTACTGATGCTCAAAACCAGAAGAATGGAAATGCAAGAGCTattgcaaaagaaataaagatgaCAGCAAGAAACAATTGTCACCATGTAAGTCCACAATGTTCCTGTATCTTTAGTCTGTTTATCCCAGGAAGCAAACAGTATAATTGGGAAAGGCACAAAGAAGCTAAACAATTAAAGCCACGAAGCAGAGAATAGCTGTTCTCAGTTACTTTCATATTAACACATATGGACTTACTAAATAAAATTATCAGGCAGTAATATCAGAACCCAAAAAAGGTTAAATTGATGTTAAATTATAGGTATAACAAAATTTTCAAATGGGTTCTTAATACAGTTAGATATCTAAGTcatgaaacaaaaaatgcaCAAATGTTAATTAGAGGTATATAGACTTGAGCTTACAAAGCCCCACAATTCCAGATTACTTTCTGAGAAGTTCTTACCATGTGCTTATCCTTTGCCTAGAATTTTTCCCAACTACCTGCTTCTATTTGCTAGTGTCAGAGGCATGATCCTGCACTTCTGTTCTaactcagatttttcttttacccTGTATAATAGTAGATTGTATTAGGAATATAAAATCTTAGTTTGAAAACAGAATCACAAATATAACATTATGATTTAAATGCTGAATAAGAAAGGGTTTGGAGCCATAAATATGAATTCATTACACTCAAACGTATTAATTCAATTTCTATGTCAGTGGCTGCTAACTTTAAGTTATTTTATAgacatttttcccctttgaaagttatatgttttgttttgaacaATCAATCAACAATTCTACAGTAATAAGCTCTTTTACTGATATAATAATAATCTCAGCAGTATTTAGATATATGCAAATCATATACTAATGAAAGAATTCTTTTTGAAAACTGATGCTCAAGGCATGTGAATGTGGAGCTATGTATTATTGCATAACAGTTAAGCATGTCCCTCTCCtatgaaaaatacttcaaaacaGAGGAACaaactaaagaaaaattacaagTATAACTGTCTCAATGCCATATAGTCTTACATATAACAGCAAGTAATTTTGAAATGCTGTTCAGCAttaaactgttttaattttaatcaaaACACTCCTAAGACTTTTGCTTATATCCCCATTGacaatttaaatgtatttcttaTTTGCTTGGAttatattcattattattttctatttaaaagttGGCTTTTCAAGTAACTCCCCTCAGAGCTTAAGCAGTGACATTTTCAAGTTGTTTATTCACAGAGTACTGATGTCAGGTACatgcctttatttttccccttttgtttgGCTGCCCTGGAACATCACTTTCAAGCACAGGCTTATGTCTCCCTACTTACAGAGAATGAATTGGAACAAATTAATAAAGCAGATTTTGGAGCCAAAGATGTCTTTATGGCCAATGACGAATCATTAActaaagcagttaaaaaaaaaaaaatacaaaagctgCATCATTTTAAATTGCTCTGACTAAGCTGAGGCTTTCTCACTGCAATTTAGTTAGCCCTGAAGAACTCTAATCTGCCTGCAGCCATGGCTCCAAACAGCCTTTCAGTCACCCAGTGGAGGAATGAAGGACAGCTGCTGGCAGGTGCCAACATTTTAAACACCACAATGCATAGATTTAGTCTGATGAGGACTGGATGGCATTTAAAGTGTTTGTAGCCACTTAATTCTTCCATTCCCTTCACCATTCATATTGCTGCTCCTACAGAAGGATTATCAACTGTCCTACCATAAATCCCACAGGCAGTTTTAAGAGCACAGTGAATGGACACtaaacaaaaacacagcagtGACCATCCTCTAGTCCTGCTGCAAGACAAGAGAATGAAGAAGCTTCTTTCTACTCAAGCCCCAGTTTTGCTAAGTGCTCTTTTACCGGATAGCAGCTGGCAGCCAAAATCTGAAAAGTCATGTAATTTTACAATGCAGTACTACAAAATCTGACCCTGAGAAATCCAAATAACAGTTTGGAATTTAGAAGCCATTATAAGTAACGTGACACTGAGATGCACTTCCTAAGCCCCATCTCTGAAAAAAGGCCCACTGCTAACTATAGTTGACAATGGGACTTCATTCCTAATAAGATGTCATACCAGGAGAGAGTAATTTAAATGTCACACATTTCAGTGCCTGAAACAAGTCAGAGCTTTgtttctcctctgctctgtgctgccaaTAACCAGGCATCATGTGGTTCAAGAACCATCAGTATGGGCAAAAATATGAATCCAGTTTCCCGCTGATGCAAAGTGATGCCAAAACAAGAATTCCTCATcataaggaaatattttctttccatttgcaTTTGTTCTATTGCATGCAGAGAAGTACAGGTAAATCTTCAACAGCTACCAGGAACCAAAAAGTTATCACTTAAACTTTGGGACATgaaactgttttatttattccaaCTGCTTTATTTTGATTTGGCAATTTACAGATGTAGATGAAGTAAAATGCTTCTTATTAGACTCCTATGCCAATATTACTTCCTTCATTATGTAGGAAGTACATTAGTTAATATGTAACACAGTTACCCCACAGCACCTTTTCTAAGGATGATTTGATTTCAGTAGAACAATACACTGCAAAAATGTTTATTGTGCTTTCCTTGCCTCAGAAACCTAAtgatattaaatttttaaaaaatcaggaaaggCTATTACCTCAGTCCATGTTATTTCAGTTTGAGTAAGTGCCAGAATCTTCAAGTTTGGAAAGCCACTGGATGTAAAAGTTGATGTAGATGGAAatctcattttgttttcactgcatAAAAAGAATAATTGTTTGCATAATGAATAATCACATTTATTTAAGTCATTAGTTTGGAGTTacacattaaagaaaaagaaatttacaccctgcaaaaattaaaatcactgcCAAGAtgtcacatattttaaaatataataaaatatatttctagtTATATTCAAACATACTCTTTCCTAATTTACTTTCCTGCTTCAGGAATGCATATTTATTcaaaaatgcatatttattcATCTGTGgcctctttttctttcactaAGTTCTGAAcatgaaaagaattattttcattaatattgaATGAAACAAAGCCAGAGCTTGGGATTAAATTCCTTAATGTTGACTGAAAATGAAGAGCCTACATGACTATCCAGACCCCAGTAAAACAAAAGTATGTAAAATCAACTCTCAATAGTTAAGGATCactacaaagaagaaaagataaaGGTTCTCAAATCTGCTATCTTCAAATAAGTTTTCATTATTCACCctgaaaaagaagtttttatttctttcgtAAGGCTAAATCTACCTCCATAGTCTCATAAAAATCTCGGTGTAGTTTATAGTTACATACTTTTGGGTGAAATTTCCACATAAAGAGCTGGTGGATGGTTAATCACTTTTATTTGTCTTCCAACATTCCATgcacaaaaaaacctgaaacagtGACAGATTtaccttccttcttttttaaagcaaacagaaggccaaaacaataaaaaactgttttttctgaTTCAGACTATGTCAGTTGGTAGTACTAAGCATGAGATTCCAGCATCAatctcattttgttttcctttttgttcaCAAATAACTTCTGAAAACCCTTCAGTCTAGAGTATACTTCtcaacaatgaaaaaaatgaaaaaatgattCTGggtgaattaaaataaattctctgtATTCTCATTCACGCTGATAACCAGAAATCATTATATGCTCTAGGCAAAGttagattttaaaatagcaCCCAGGTTGCAAACAGCTGCTCAGTGCTAAATAATTGTAGAAAGTGGAACACCTacaactattttaaaaatatgtttttgtcACATTAATGATAAGTGATGGTGATTTAGGCTGTACCTAATCCATTGTGTTATTTCACACCAGAAAATTATTGTGGCATGTGCCAATTACACTGTATAGCTTTGTACTAGAAATgttctttattttgaaattattttatgaatTTTCTTGTTTCAATGGAATTGTAACTTTATTTAACAACATCCTCCCTCCTTTTCCACTGTCATCATTGTACAAGAAATTTTCTCCTAGATCTGTCACTGTGGTCTTACCAGTTTCTTATCAGCATCATTTTAGGACAGAAGTAGACTAAGTTTTGGGATAATTAAGGTTTGGTTAAAGCATTATGGACAATTAAGTTTAGTGTCAAGACACGGTTGGTTAAACAAAAGTGGAGTCCTAAATGCAGACCTGCCTGAGCAGCCAGAATgaatcaaaaataataaaaaacaaagatcAAGTCTTAAAactttgaagaaaaatcttCTCCAGAACTTAGTTTTACACAGAAGCTGAACTCCTAGGATTCTAGTCTTTTCTTGAATACAGATGTTAGAAAAATACAGCCCACAACTTAAGCAGTTGCTTAAgaacaagattttaaaaaaacaaaaaaaaaagtatttaaaaaccTAGCTCCCATTAGAATGAGTCTTCTTGTATCCAGTTACATTTACAAAGCTGAATTCTGAACCTCTTGGTTTTTGTTCCTACCCCAAAGGAAGAGAAACCAAATTATGAATATTTATACCTGACATTAAGTGTTTCCAGATTTTGAACTTGAGAAGCAATTGCTGTTACTGTCTCCCAAGATGATATCAGATTTTTTGATAGGTTTATATGCCTCATATCTTTAATTTCttgttaagaaaaataaacttatcTCAAAACTgaacttcctttttttcagaattagaattagggttttgttttgaatcAAAGAGAAATAGATTACACTAAGGGATGTTACTGCTCAGTTacagcaaattttattttgatttgtgaTATGGAAATGGCTTATAGTTTTATAAAAAGAGCTTAACTATACAAATTCTCTAATGGATTAATTTCTATACTGACAGGAACTCTTATAAGTCCTTATAAATTAACAAATAATAACTGCTTTATAGTTTTGTAGCGTTGCAACTACATGCAGTATACTAAATACATTATTTGTTATATATTGGAAACCACTGGTGCCTACAGAACATATCACTTCTACAGGTTTATCTGGTCTagtgaattttttaaaacaccatTACTGGAGACTTCTGAAACTGCAGTCACAGTAACAACTTATGACTATACTTCTATTTTTATACACAATT is part of the Poecile atricapillus isolate bPoeAtr1 chromosome 3, bPoeAtr1.hap1, whole genome shotgun sequence genome and encodes:
- the GGPS1 gene encoding geranylgeranyl pyrophosphate synthase isoform X4, with the translated sequence MSLISLGLAVAGVWQLQTGRQQLRVLCEFPQLRDPGPVCLRGLRPPRCGSSPDSSCPGMAAGVPPDALGRRVACGTDYGTVRYVGSVSRTAGIWLGVEWDDPQRGKHDGSYEGIQYFTCRHPKGGSFIRPNKANFGVDFLTAVKDRYGLNDQQDVQYGTGETVVFGKKTVEFVGMDSVAEQQRQLNKLVDISVRECAVSHAGQEEEISRVCANMRHINLSKNLISSWETVTAIASQVQNLETLNVSENKMRFPSTSTFTSSGFPNLKILALTQTEITWTEFPGHLVSSLSCEGGHKLGTYSRDCRTPLMSSVLVLLCAQGWPVLEELYLSSNNITVLERPDNVLQTLKLLDLSDNQLLDGNQMHLIAQLPRLEQLILRNTGISSIQFPDVAFGCKTKMFPSLKRLAINGNKISQWSSINELDKLPSLRALQCNNNPFVDTEKNPETLTQLIIAKISQLEVLNNCEILPVERKGAELDYRRIFGKDWLEAGGHWNPEKNKPSEEFLAAHPRYQALCLKYGAPEEGELKGQQPLTLKNQLLTLTIKCPEKPEQKPVEKKLPESMTIQKVKGLLYRLFKIPGSELKLSYESSKLEGKEVKLDNDLKPLQFYSIESGDCVLVRW
- the GGPS1 gene encoding geranylgeranyl pyrophosphate synthase isoform X1; the protein is MDGMDETSKRILEPYQYLLQLPGIWLGVEWDDPQRGKHDGSYEGIQYFTCRHPKGGSFIRPNKANFGVDFLTAVKDRYGLNDQQDVQYGTGETVVFGKKTVEFVGMDSVAEQQRQLNKLVDISVRECAVSHAGQEEEISRVCANMRHINLSKNLISSWETVTAIASQVQNLETLNVSENKMRFPSTSTFTSSGFPNLKILALTQTEITWTEFPGHLVSSLSCEGGHKLGTYSRDCRTPLMSSVLVLLCAQGWPVLEELYLSSNNITVLERPDNVLQTLKLLDLSDNQLLDGNQMHLIAQLPRLEQLILRNTGISSIQFPDVAFGCKTKMFPSLKRLAINGNKISQWSSINELDKLPSLRALQCNNNPFVDTEKNPETLTQLIIAKISQLEVLNNCEILPVERKGAELDYRRIFGKDWLEAGGHWNPEKNKPSEEFLAAHPRYQALCLKYGAPEEGELKGQQPLTLKNQLLTLTIKCPEKPEQKPVEKKLPESMTIQKVKGLLYRLFKIPGSELKLSYESSKLEGKEVKLDNDLKPLQFYSIESGDCVLVRW
- the GGPS1 gene encoding geranylgeranyl pyrophosphate synthase isoform X3, whose protein sequence is MDGMDETSKRILEPYQYLLQLPGIWLGVEWDDPQRGKHDGSYEGIQYFTCSFSWLLYSRHPKGGSFIRPNKANFGVDFLTAVKDRYGLNDQQDVQYGTGETVVFGKKTVEFVGMDSVAEQQRQLNKLVDISVRECAVSHAGQEEEISRVCANMRHINLSKNLISSWETVTAIASQVQNLETLNVSENKMRFPSTSTFTSSGFPNLKILALTQTEITWTEVLLCAQGWPVLEELYLSSNNITVLERPDNVLQTLKLLDLSDNQLLDGNQMHLIAQLPRLEQLILRNTGISSIQFPDVAFGCKTKMFPSLKRLAINGNKISQWSSINELDKLPSLRALQCNNNPFVDTEKNPETLTQLIIAKISQLEVLNNCEILPVERKGAELDYRRIFGKDWLEAGGHWNPEKNKPSEEFLAAHPRYQALCLKYGAPEEGELKGQQPLTLKNQLLTLTIKCPEKPEQKPVEKKLPESMTIQKVKGLLYRLFKIPGSELKLSYESSKLEGKEVKLDNDLKPLQFYSIESGDCVLVRW
- the GGPS1 gene encoding geranylgeranyl pyrophosphate synthase isoform X5, with the translated sequence MDGMDETSKRILEPYQYLLQLPGIWLGVEWDDPQRGKHDGSYEGIQYFTCRHPKGGSFIRPNKANFGVDFLTAVKDRYGLNDQQDVQYGTGETVVFGKKTVEFVGMDSVAEQQRQLNKLVDISVRECAVSHAGQEEEISRVCANMRHINLSKNLISSWETVTAIASQVQNLETLNVSENKMRFPSTSTFTSSGFPNLKILALTQTEITWTEVLLCAQGWPVLEELYLSSNNITVLERPDNVLQTLKLLDLSDNQLLDGNQMHLIAQLPRLEQLILRNTGISSIQFPDVAFGCKTKMFPSLKRLAINGNKISQWSSINELDKLPSLRALQCNNNPFVDTEKNPETLTQLIIAKISQLEVLNNCEILPVERKGAELDYRRIFGKDWLEAGGHWNPEKNKPSEEFLAAHPRYQALCLKYGAPEEGELKGQQPLTLKNQLLTLTIKCPEKPEQKPVEKKLPESMTIQKVKGLLYRLFKIPGSELKLSYESSKLEGKEVKLDNDLKPLQFYSIESGDCVLVRW
- the GGPS1 gene encoding geranylgeranyl pyrophosphate synthase isoform X9 translates to MSLISLGLAVAGVWQLQTGRQQLRVLCEFPQLRDPGPVCLRGLRPPRCGSSPDSSCPGMAAGVPPDALGRRVACGTDYGTVRYVGSVSRTAGIWLGVEWDDPQRGKHDGSYEGIQYFTCRHPKGGSFIRPNKANFGVDFLTAVKDRYGLNDQQDVQYGTGETVVFGKKTVEFVGMDSVAEQQRQLNKLVDISVRECAVSHAGQEEEISRVCANMRHINLSKNLISSWETVTAIASQVQNLETLNVSENKMRFPSTSTFTSSGFPNLKILALTQTEITWTEVLLCAQGWPVLEELYLSSNNITVLERPDNVLQTLKLLDLSDNQLLDGNQMHLIAQLPRLEQLILRNTGISSIQFPDVAFGCKTKMFPSLKRLAINGNKISQWSSINELDKLPSLRALQCNNNPFVDTEKNPETLTQLIIAKISQLEVLNNCEILPVERKGAELDYRRIFGKDWLEAGGHWNPEKNKPSEEFLAAHPRYQALCLKYGAPEEGELKGQQPLTLKNQLLTLTIKCPEKPEQKPVEKKLPESMTIQKVKGLLYRLFKIPGSELKLSYESSKLEGKEVKLDNDLKPLQFYSIESGDCVLVRW